Part of the Zingiber officinale cultivar Zhangliang chromosome 6A, Zo_v1.1, whole genome shotgun sequence genome, acaatggatctttcCTCGGGACCCCACATGACGAGAGCTTCGTGCACCAAGCTgcccttttttttatttatttaaattaacttttttatttttagttaatatattttatagtaatgttttatttttgatcctttgtttaattttttatcctttaattaatatattatttaattacgtATTAAAATAGTAAATAAATTCAACCTCCTAGGCGGTCAATGATAACACCGCCACTGCCTATAGCCATTTACAGCACTACTCTAACGTAATattcaatcaaccttgacctaccaggACTTCTCCGTTGCTATACACCGGGCCCTTCTTGACTTATTTAGACATCTCTCATGGTCAAGATGTCCAATCAACcgtaatccacttggacttcatatcacatgccaagtgttcgatcctctatgacccacttggacttcatcTTTATCAACTATTTGTTCATCTTTCAACCgtcaagtgtccgatcctccatgacctatttggacttcaccTCTCACGTCAACTACTTATTGGACTTCCAATCGCCAAGTATATGATCAACCCACTTAAAAGTTCAACTTTGAATCTAAACTCTACCCTCAATTTTTGTTCTCCTCCTTGTTTAGCACTCCCTTTACTTTTTAACAAAGAAATCCCCCCTTGGAATGCTTATCCAATCACGTGGAGGTTAATGATAGCTAAATACCTAGAAGTACACTTGGGACTGAAACAACCTGAATTAGTCAAATCTTACTTAACAATCGGCTAATATATCTAACAATCGACTTAAAACCACATCAATCAAttgttatttctaaaataatcGATTGTTATCTTTGTTATTAGATAATCTGAACATTTAGCATGCTGAAATTTAGAAATGCATAAGTAATTCTACGATTTTCGATGAAACTTCATTCAGACATTACTTATGtcaataattttctaagaaataaCCTATCATTTGTAAAGAATTACACTAAATTAAAAATCATTGAATCATTCAATGTTTCATTCTAACTTTGTATCAACATTATTAATGATTTCTATTAACAAATAGATTTCactaagatttttcaaaataattttgaaaacactATTCAAAACAATTTCCAACCATGACATAACTTGTGCATTAGCTTTCTCCATAATTGGTCGATGCAAAATCACTGACTTGATGATGCTTAACTCATGTAGATGCACCATATCAACCTCTTGAACTtgctcatcatcctaacatctcactcgCTTGTGTCTAATATATCTCAATACACAAATTATCCTATGGTTCTTGTATATGTAAAGTTCTTCCTAGATATGGGATTATACCAGTGTTTTAAATCGCGTAGCGTTGGTTCATAGCGTTTTTGTCTTGTCATTGCGTAGCGTAAATAGCGTAGCGTATAGCGCAAGCTTTTCGTGCACGtcaatgtttaaattttaaaaaataaaatatacttatataagtaaaataaaaataacataatctaaaattaatcataataattCATTACATGTCAAAATATCTCATACCAACAATTTAAAAAGTCTTATAATTAAAACAACACAACTTAAAAATAATCAGTATCATCCAACTCTATATCACTATCATCATCAATAGTGTCTATGGTTGGAAAATTTCCACTATCAAAAGTTGGAATTACTCCATAATTTTCAGCATCAAGATGATTATCTTCCACATCAACAAGACTCAACCTTGCTTGTTTGTCTTTGCTTCCACCTATTATATAAGAGATACAACATTTAAGAATCAATTATAGATGAAGTAGATATAAATAAACAATTTACATATGCTTAGTGCTTACTTGAATTTTCAGCAACTCTTTTTTTTGAATTCGTAGGAGGAACTTCAACTATATCCTCAACATCTTCGACTCGCTTATCTGAGTCGAAAAGACTTTCAAAGGTAGCAGATGGCACACTCACAATAGGATCACTTTCAAATAATTCATCATCTTCAAGCCATTTAGTAGTTACGGGGAGAACTGGACCTTCTTTCTCAGTTATCCATTCGTCATCTGAATTAATTTCATCAACTACAATGGGATCAATCTTGTCTCTCCTCCTAATACTTCTCTCCCTAAGCTTGAAGTTATATTTCACAAACACCAACGCATTCAACTTTGCATGTTCAAGCCTATTTCTCTTTTTTGTATGAATCTAAtattacaaaaaagaaaacatatatatataaaaataaacaatgatatgaaaattataaaacaattaaaattcaagTAGAGTTAGAAACTTAGAATACTCACCGATTCAAAAgtgctccaatttctttcacatcccGAAGCACTACAAGTGAGACCAAGCACTCGAATTGCAAATGTAGTAAGCTCGGGTGTCTTACTTCCAAAACGTTCCCACCACGAGACTAATAAgtaataacattaaaaaaaattacaagaatgtatataattttaaaatatgaatgctaGTATAATTTTACAAGAACGGTTACAAGAAGAAAATTTTACCCGGAGTTCGCAACATTCTTGTTCGTTTTGCTATTGGAGTTCCAAATTCTCCTTCAGCTTTATCATATAAGTCCAATTGGATGTCTGCTTTAAGACGATCATCAGAAGACAACATCCTATCCATGCAAGTATACAATCCATCTCTAACTTCATCACAATAAGAAAATCTTTCTTCATAACGCAATTGTGGATTCAAATAGTACCCGGCCGCGTGTAGAGGATGATGAAGTTGTGGAGTCCATCGTGAATCaatttttttccaaatgggttTGTATTTTCTGTCAACTCCCccacaattaaattttattgtcTCTTTTGCCTTATCCATAAGTTCATAAATATATCCCATGGCCGATCTCTCCTCCGAATCAACTTCCCTTAACACACTTACAAGAGGAACAACACTCTTAACACAAAATGCAACATGTGGCCAAAAGTTGGGATCATTAATAACAATTCTCTTCACGACCTTCCCCTGAGTTGTTTGAGATAGTGGTGAACTAACCCAATCTTCGGAAGCAAACATTTGTTCAAGTGGCCTTTTAACCTTATACATACTCTGAAGAGTGAGAAATGAAGTAGCAAAGCGAGTAACAGCGGGACGGAGAATTTCTTTACCGTTTGTATACTTTCTCATCAAAGAAAGTATAGTCCCATGACCATAAAGGAACTTCACAACCATCTTAGCATGCTCAATTGTGTCAGAAAAAATCTTCAACTTTGCAATATCCTCCAACATTAGATCAATGCAATGCGCCGCACAAGGTGTCCACCAAATTCTATGTCTAGTCTCCATAATTTTTTCCCCCGCCTTAATGCAATTCGAAGCATTATCCGtgacaatttgaattacattttCCTCTCCCACCTCATCAACAACATCATTAAGATATTTAAAGATCAATTCCCCATTTTTAATAGAATCTGATGCATCAAtagatttcaaaaagaaagtgtCGGCGGGACTATTTACTaaaaaattgatcaaacttctattctttCCATCCGTCCAACCATCGGACATAATAGTGCATCCATATTTTTTCCATGCCTTTTTATGCTCCTCATATATTAGGTTGATGCCATCAACCCCGCCTTTAAGTATCCAAGTTCTTAACTCATGCATTGAAGGAGGCTTGAACCCTCTTCCATATTCTGCAATGCCCTCAACCATAGGCAGCCAATAAGGATCATTCACAACATTAAACGGAAGTGCGGCAGAGTAAATAAAACGACCAATTCTACGCTTCACATCAACCAACAAATCTTTTTTGTATGTCGAATTTAGAGTTGATTGTCGAGGTTCGGAACTAACAAACCCATGAAGAGTACCTTTACCTTTTGATTCACCACTACCAGAACATCCAATTGAATTTCCCCCTACACTTCCAACTTTTGATGATTGCGTACTCATACTTTGGGGACCTTCACCGATCTCTCGTAACAATTCAGTTTGTTTACTTTTAGATGCTCTAATTTTGTCAAGTGATTCTCTAATTTCTTTCTTAATATCATCCGGAACACTAACACAAGGTGCAACccctttatgagtttgagctaaaTGTTCCTTCAAGCGAGTAATCCCTCCATTCGATATATGATGACAAAATTTGCACCGAACAATTTTTTCCCTTCATTTTGATAACAATACTTCCAACCAAtatcttttttatctttttttgataaattcgTAGACATTGCAAATTCTAACTAGacaatcaaaatcctagaaaaacaaaagaaaaaaatcagaataaataattaattaattagaaacaaatcagcaaaaaaaaaaaatcaatccagggcatctggatcgatcattgcatcgatccaaggaattggatcgatccagcgatcgatccagggtcgaacagaaaggatctggatcgatccagcgatcgatccagggtctggatcgatccagcgaccgatccagatttcgaacagaaaggatctggatcgctcgctggatcgatccagatcctttctgttcgaccctggatcgatcgctggatcgatccagatgcccgAGTTCTGGAAATCGCGAAATCATTTTTGCTCCTTCGAGAAAAAAAACGAGAAGGAAAACCTAAACGAAGAAAACGAAAGGAAGGAGAAAAGCTTACCTCCAATCGCTGTCCCTCGCCACCACTCACAGGTCACCGCTCGCTGCTCGCCGATCGCCGCCTGTCGCCTCTGCAGTCTGCCCTACCTTCGCCTCTGCCACAGTCACGATTCGACTCACCTTTGCCCTAGCTATTGGTAAGCAATTTGTAATTTTAGCGCCCGCTATGGGGCGCTAGGGCATGATAGCGCACGCTATGTGCGCTATCGACGCTTTTGTCCCGAATAGCGTGGGCTATTCGGGACAATCGCGATTCAGCGAACGCTCTGCAGCGTTCGCTAGTCGTAGCGCGCGATAGCGCGCTATGTAGCGCGCTATTCGCCGCTATTGAATACACTGGATTATACACAACTATCAAGGTATGTCTAATTTGACCCTCCTACCTAGAATGTCAAATAATgtttatttgttcttaataacAAGAAAAAAATCAATGCATGTAGATGAACATGACATATATAAAatgcttatttttcaaaaaaaaattatcaaatttaaatGATGCATGCATGTCATGGCATGACACTATCAAATTCACGTATTAAGTTAGATAAACAAATATCATGGCAAGATCTAATGAACAATCATATATGACATAATATCATGGCATGTATCATGACACAAAAGCATGGTAAGCATAAATAAAAATGAcatgattataaaaatatatgtCTAATCTAAGTGTCATCATCTAACATTATATCGAATATAGAATTTGACATAAACGGGCCAACTCATTCGAATGTGTCAAAACCCCAAACTTGGTATACTTTTGAAttttatcatatcatgtcatttgCACACTCTAAAAATATCTTTCAAGATAAGCTTTTAAGTTTCATTTTCAAAATATCACTCTACCTtgaaaataccttaaagtgttaaCTTTACCTTGGTTGGATTAACTACTCTTCCAATCTAAGTTGACTCATCCTATACTCATCTAGTGTGAAGGGATCACATTCTTAAAAACTCAATACCTATTGAAGTTCCTTAGGTATACTAGGTACTAATTAGGGATTAGATTCTCTCCTAATGACtcttctaggcttcttagaagcctttgtcACCGGGAATAGCGTTCCTTGCAGGCTTGACTCCTTACCTAGGGATAGTTCCATAGtcatatggaaccctatggtataaAGCCATACCATCCGTAGACTTTGATTTGTATCTCAAACCCTTCTTATCCTTAGATAGTTCTTGCCTACCTAACCCCATATTTTGTTTCTTAGACCctttaacctaatttgtcatctTTTTAATTATCATTCTCCAATTTATTAAGTCTTGATTCGAggcttattttctttttctaaattcTCAATTCTTGATTTTTCATATCTAGCTTGATGATATCTTTTTCTAGACATATGTCTACCTTTCTTAAGTTTCATGTGTTTaggtttatcatttttcttattttcatgataGGGAGCACTTGAATCGTAATATTTAATTCTAATAGGCTTCTTATcataaaataaagaaatttcattataaaatgataccttgggttttgcTTTAGAAACTCTCCCTAagtttgagcttcctcctttatcCTTTAGTTGACTTCCTTCCCCTTGTACATTAATTTAAGTAATATCCTCATTAGCTACACCAGAAACGCACAATGTGTTATTTGCCCTTCTATACCAAAGATCCAACTTAATTTGGTTTCTCCGCCATAGCCTTCTTCTTTGTTAATTTTGGGCATTTTCTCTTACAATGTCATTTTTCTCTTGAAGAAAATaatgtaatttttatttatatcaaTTGATAATGTTTTACCTCCATAAGTTGGGCTCTCTAAACTCGTCAAGATGGCACTGGCTTCATCGATTCTGAATGTTGAGCATTCCTCTTGTTCCGTTGTAAACAACCTATCCTCCCCCTCAAtcttccacaattccttggcatcccCATACgcatctatcttgcacaaaatatTATTAGACACTTAATTAGTCAAAATTTTAATTACTTTATCGTTTATCTCATATTTTTGGATTTGCTTCTAGgcccatttttttttcttgaggATTCTTCCTTTACTATGCTTTAGAACTTTGATCCCTACCATCAATGTCAATCGTGATGAAATGTTCCATCCATGatttttaatattcaaaattttcTATTCCAAACAATGGAGGTATTCACTTGTCAAATCTGAATCCGTCTCGAACGTCCATGATGAAATTAcaacttttctttcttcctctagCATTGTGCTCTTATGAAAGTCAATCCGATGAAGAACGGTCTCGCTTTGATATTATTTGTTGGTATCAAAGGACTCAAGAATGCTattgtttcttcttcctctagcgttGGTATCCTTTAGAATTTCGATCCCTACTATCGATGTCCATCATGATGAAATGTTCCATCCGTGatttttaatattcaaaattttcTATTCCAAACAGTGGAGGTACTCCGATGTCAAATCTGAATCCGTCTTGAACGTTCATTATGAAATTGcaacttttctttcttcctctagCATTGTGCTCTTATAAAGGtcaatccgatgaagagcgatcTCGTTTTGATATTACTTGTTGGTATCAGAGGACTCAAGAATGTTattgtttcttcttcctctagcatgGGCTACTCTAGCAGTCAATCCAGTAAAGAGCAACCTtgttctaataccacttgttgggaccggtGACGTTGTGAGAGAAGCTGAATAATGATCCTCTTCAATTTGATTGATTATTCGTGTGCtcgtctacaaaagattagtagGTAGCGGAAATAAATATAAGAAACGAAACACAAGCACAAGAACACGAGATTTTTTCGTGGTTCAAAACTCCCTACTCCACGCCCTAATGTCCTAGCGGTATCACAACTATGCCTTTCTCCTTGTCAGACACCTTTCGGAGGTGGAGAAAGCTCTTACAAATATATTCTTTTACCAGAAACAATAAccaaatataaagaaaaaaatgaaaatgcaTACAATGTAAATAAACTATTTGCACAAGAGATCTTTGCTTTGCTCATATTATGATTGCTTTAACATGTCTCTTGAAAGTCTGgaatgcaacaacacttcttTTCATATCTTCCAAGAATCGACGTCAAAATCCTCCATGAAAATTCTCTTTTATGGGGTTCGAATCGAGGTTGAAAACTGCCTAACAATAGATTGTTAGCTCCCATCAGTCGATTGTTCTACATGAATTCGAACGTTGCACCTATAGAATGCCTCTTTCCAGCTCAAACCATAACAGTCGACTGCTATTCACCTTTAGTCGACTGTTGTCGCATCAATCAAGTGTCTCAACCAAGTTCAAAATTTTTATTCGTTGCAACAGTGCCATCAATCGATTACTCATACCCAACGATCAACTTATATAGCAAACCCTTAAACCCTGAATTCAGGATTTAGAAGTTCATCAATCAATCCCCTTAAACCCCTTTGAAACCCAAATTCAGGGTTTAAGAGTTCATCAATAGATTGTTAG contains:
- the LOC121997214 gene encoding uncharacterized protein LOC121997214, which produces MSDGWTDGKNRSLINFLVNSPADTFFLKSIDASDSIKNGELIFKYLNDVVDEVGEENVIQIVTDNASNCIKAGEKIMETRHRIWWTPCAAHCIDLMLEDIAKLKIFSDTIEHAKMVVKFLYGHGTILSLMRKYTNGKEILRPAVTRFATSFLTLQSMYKVKRPLEQMFASEDWVSSPLSQTTQGKVVKRIVINDPNFWPHVAFCVKSVVPLVSVLREVDSEERSAMGYIYELMDKAKETIKFNCGGVDRKYKPIWKKIDSRWTPQLHHPLHAAGYYLNPQLRYEERFSYCDEVRDGLYTCMDRMLSSDDRLKADIQLDLYDKAEGEFGTPIAKRTRMLRTPVSWWERFGSKTPELTTFAIRVLGLTCSASGCERNWSTFESIHTKKRNRLEHAKLNALVFVKYNFKLRERSIRRRDKIDPIVVDEINSDDEWITEKEGPVLPVTTKWLEDDELFESDPIVSVPSATFESLFDSDKRVEDVEDIVEVPPTNSKKRVAENSSGSKDKQARLSLVDVEDNHLDAENYGVIPTFDSGNFPTIDTIDDDSDIELDDTDYF